One Sediminibacillus dalangtanensis genomic region harbors:
- a CDS encoding glycosyltransferase, producing MKLKNVLVLSTMYPGKNSPTFGIFVRNQVEALRKRGLDIDVAAITEPGMRKHHLLKKYVAWMIRIGLISLRKGKGYQLIHAHYIFPSGLFGLMFKKRFGTKLIVTCHGGDLDKMAKKGKFFFQQTKRILQEADHIVAVGEALKLEMLDRYQVDPGKVTVLNMGVNRQVFAPVPKPKAKRKMGLEENRIQLLYAGNLIEAKGLTELLDAYQQLKQTFDQLELHLIGAAKQPEFLERIKEKIDREAIRDVAIHGPKGQKEVADWMAAADVFVIPSHMEGFGLVALEAMSCHTPVVGSNVGGLAHLLKDGAGLLVEPKNHASLRNGLEKLIANEKLREQLVIKGEEKAQENDQDKLLDQLISIYHR from the coding sequence ATGAAGTTGAAAAACGTCCTTGTCTTGAGCACCATGTACCCCGGAAAAAACAGTCCTACCTTTGGTATATTTGTCCGCAATCAAGTCGAAGCTTTAAGAAAACGAGGCTTGGACATCGATGTCGCAGCGATTACCGAACCGGGAATGCGAAAGCATCATCTGTTGAAAAAATATGTAGCCTGGATGATACGTATCGGCTTGATCAGTCTTCGCAAAGGGAAAGGCTATCAATTGATCCATGCGCACTATATTTTCCCGAGCGGCTTGTTTGGCCTCATGTTCAAAAAGCGTTTTGGAACCAAGTTGATTGTGACATGTCATGGCGGCGATCTCGACAAAATGGCGAAAAAGGGGAAATTCTTTTTTCAGCAGACAAAGCGGATTTTGCAGGAAGCAGACCATATCGTGGCAGTAGGGGAAGCGCTCAAACTGGAAATGCTCGACCGTTATCAAGTGGACCCCGGGAAAGTGACCGTGTTGAATATGGGAGTCAACCGGCAGGTCTTCGCACCAGTTCCAAAGCCAAAGGCAAAGCGGAAGATGGGACTAGAGGAAAACAGGATACAGCTCTTGTATGCCGGCAATCTGATTGAAGCAAAAGGGCTGACGGAGCTTTTGGATGCCTACCAGCAGTTAAAACAAACGTTTGATCAATTGGAGCTGCATCTCATCGGGGCAGCCAAGCAGCCGGAATTCCTGGAGAGAATCAAAGAGAAAATCGACAGGGAGGCGATCCGTGATGTGGCCATCCATGGCCCGAAAGGCCAGAAGGAGGTTGCAGACTGGATGGCCGCTGCTGACGTATTCGTCATCCCTTCCCATATGGAGGGTTTTGGATTAGTGGCATTGGAAGCCATGTCATGCCATACTCCGGTCGTCGGCAGCAACGTAGGCGGTCTTGCCCACCTGCTTAAGGACGGGGCGGGATTACTAGTGGAACCAAAAAACCATGCATCACTCCGTAACGGTTTGGAGAAACTGATAGCGAACGAAAAGCTACGTGAACAGCTTGTCATCAAGGGAGAAGAGAAAGCACAGGAAAATGATCAGGATAAATTGTTGGATCAGCTTATTTCAATCTACCATCGATAG
- a CDS encoding O-antigen ligase family protein encodes MNISIKQIGFVPAALLILLAAAMLDNFIVSLAVIATFVIYSYFQEKNALILLFVYFPIRPFLVEFNPTLKLVGDAVIFVLLVKTVMKYRHDLRSLVKFQWFELAFFAFCFIGAVSALVSGVSITALVLQLRSFLLFYLVYYVVKRMDITKQDIARFLWATMILAVVICLHGLVEKLSLRGWLLPPTWENMPLSAINRIRIYGLIGNPNLLAYYLSFAFILTLFLRSYLQGKMVWVANIALVLYMGVWFLTYSRGTWLAFAVGLLIYIALTRHWRILRTTLITLAAGIIFIGIPANMLASTIEASDFGQTQRSTQKQYDERDGGFTDRMRETFNDDAVEGSKRAGRLYIIEKGWTIFQDNPVIGTGFATFGDSATLNAGSPIYEDYNIDREFYSDNQYIQVIVQTGIFGVIVFAVFLLNMLYLLWNRRSELKTATVLLAVLLGSYVAGLVYNIWENDSFTLFYFAMLAYVINQSRHVQSARKLAAAAE; translated from the coding sequence ATGAACATCAGCATCAAACAAATCGGATTCGTACCGGCCGCCTTGCTCATTCTGCTGGCCGCTGCAATGCTCGACAACTTCATCGTGTCACTGGCCGTTATTGCTACCTTTGTCATCTACAGCTACTTCCAGGAAAAAAACGCCCTGATTTTGCTGTTTGTTTATTTTCCGATCCGTCCGTTTCTGGTCGAATTCAATCCGACCTTGAAGCTAGTCGGGGATGCCGTGATTTTCGTGCTGTTGGTAAAAACCGTCATGAAATACCGGCACGATTTGCGTTCGCTTGTAAAGTTCCAATGGTTTGAACTCGCTTTTTTCGCATTTTGTTTTATCGGCGCCGTTTCTGCGCTCGTTTCCGGCGTATCGATCACGGCTTTGGTGTTACAGCTACGATCCTTTCTGTTATTTTATCTTGTCTACTATGTCGTCAAGCGGATGGATATCACAAAACAGGATATCGCCAGGTTTCTCTGGGCGACCATGATTCTTGCCGTAGTGATCTGCCTGCATGGACTGGTGGAGAAGCTTTCTTTACGCGGGTGGCTGCTGCCTCCGACTTGGGAAAATATGCCGCTGTCGGCCATCAATCGGATTCGAATCTACGGATTGATCGGCAATCCCAACCTGCTAGCTTACTATTTGTCGTTTGCGTTTATTTTGACACTGTTTTTACGCAGTTACTTGCAAGGCAAAATGGTATGGGTGGCCAACATTGCACTGGTTCTTTACATGGGCGTCTGGTTTCTTACCTATTCGCGTGGAACCTGGCTCGCCTTTGCCGTCGGCCTGTTGATTTATATCGCGCTGACCAGGCATTGGCGAATCTTAAGGACGACCTTGATTACCTTGGCGGCCGGAATAATCTTCATCGGCATACCTGCCAACATGCTGGCAAGCACCATTGAGGCCTCCGATTTCGGTCAAACCCAGCGCAGCACGCAAAAGCAGTACGACGAGCGCGACGGCGGTTTTACCGACCGCATGCGGGAGACCTTCAACGATGACGCCGTAGAGGGAAGCAAACGGGCGGGACGTCTGTATATCATCGAAAAGGGATGGACGATATTCCAGGACAATCCAGTGATCGGTACAGGATTTGCCACGTTTGGTGATTCAGCAACCTTGAATGCCGGTTCACCGATTTATGAAGACTACAATATCGACCGGGAGTTTTATTCAGACAATCAGTACATCCAAGTCATTGTGCAAACCGGGATATTCGGCGTCATCGTGTTTGCCGTGTTTTTACTGAATATGCTCTATCTGTTATGGAACCGCCGAAGCGAGCTGAAGACAGCCACAGTACTGCTTGCCGTCCTGCTCGGCTCCTATGTTGCCGGATTGGTCTACAACATTTGGGAAAATGACTCGTTCACGTTGTTTTACTTTGCGATGCTTGCTTACGTCATCAACCAGTCGCGTCATGTTCAGTCTGCCAGGAAGCTGGCAGCCGCAGCAGAATAG
- a CDS encoding PIG-L deacetylase family protein: MMKDTLLKSAEPVVVPVTRLVMKKHYQNSRKLTDMLPNQNILVLAPHMDDETIGLGGTIRRHADTGSQVTCLFITDGGQSVSRLPGNELAALRKAEISQVQPILGINQVFYCDLPDGHVGNRPELSGMIAEHIQRLRPDIIYATTFVDAHPDHVATAEALADALELVDNVDPVVRLYEINCPFPPTAINCLIDISETMPAKRQAIDVFQSQAIAFDGFLELNRMKAHLAENAINAAEGFLQLSSQEFQKMIQAVKKEHYDYPKLFKQANRTVTLLWAIYKNHRLKKRIYQQHWSSHPGIHR, encoded by the coding sequence GGCTGGTGATGAAAAAACATTATCAAAACAGCCGAAAACTCACAGACATGTTGCCGAATCAAAACATCCTGGTATTGGCTCCGCATATGGACGATGAAACAATCGGACTTGGCGGAACGATACGCCGTCATGCCGATACCGGCTCACAGGTTACTTGTTTGTTTATTACAGATGGAGGACAAAGTGTCAGTCGACTTCCTGGGAATGAACTGGCAGCACTCCGGAAGGCGGAAATTAGCCAGGTCCAGCCGATTCTGGGAATCAATCAGGTTTTCTACTGCGATTTGCCGGATGGTCATGTCGGGAATCGGCCGGAGTTGAGCGGCATGATTGCGGAGCACATCCAACGCCTGCGGCCGGATATTATTTACGCTACAACGTTTGTCGATGCCCATCCGGACCATGTCGCAACAGCGGAAGCGTTGGCAGACGCTCTTGAACTAGTAGACAACGTCGATCCGGTCGTCCGTTTATATGAAATCAATTGTCCGTTTCCGCCAACGGCCATCAATTGTTTGATTGATATATCGGAGACAATGCCGGCAAAGCGCCAGGCGATCGACGTGTTTCAATCACAAGCAATCGCTTTTGACGGCTTTTTGGAACTGAACAGGATGAAAGCACATCTTGCTGAGAATGCTATTAATGCAGCGGAAGGCTTCCTGCAGCTTTCCAGCCAGGAATTTCAGAAAATGATCCAAGCGGTAAAAAAAGAACATTATGATTATCCAAAGTTGTTCAAACAAGCAAACCGGACGGTAACGCTGTTGTGGGCAATCTATAAAAACCATCGATTAAAGAAAAGGATTTACCAGCAACACTGGTCGTCACATCCCGGCATTCATCGATAG